A genomic segment from Panthera tigris isolate Pti1 chromosome A1, P.tigris_Pti1_mat1.1, whole genome shotgun sequence encodes:
- the LACC1 gene encoding purine nucleoside phosphorylase LACC1 translates to MAEAVLIDFFGLKFNSQKNSHQVLLKTLNAVRYHHAAKAKFLCIMCCNSISCERDGEHNFELEASNGLSAVLREFETVSNPSMAASLYTIKQKIDEKNLSSIKVIVPKHRKTLLKAFIDQLFTNVYNFEFEDLQVTLRGGLVKQSMIMITDQEQEINMITDQEQEAIQNEIKTYLRSLPALKGELTIITSPLISDIFLHGFTTRTGGISYIPTLSSFNLFSSSKRRDPKVVVQENLRRLGNAAGFNVEKFYQIKTDHANDVWIMGRKEPESYDGITTNQRGVTIAALGADCIPIVFADPVKKACGVAHSGWRGTLLGVAMATVHALITEYGCSLEDIIVVLGPSVGPCCFTLPRESAKGFHNLDPECVQLFDSPNPYVDIRKATRILLERGGILPQNIQDLNQDLNICTSCHPDKFFSHVRDGLNFGTQIGFISIRE, encoded by the exons ATGGCAGAAGCAGTGTTGATTGATTTCTTTGGTTTGAAATTTAACTCTCAGAAAAACAGTCACCAGGTATTACTGAAGACACTGAATGCTGTCCGATACCATCATGCTGCCAAGGCCAAGTTTCTTTGCATAATGTGTTGTAATAGCATCAGCTGTGAAAGGGATGGGGAACATAACTTTGAATTGGAAGCAAGCAATGGATTATCAGCTGTCTTGAGAGAGTTTGAGACTGTTAGCAATCCTAGTATGGCTGCCTCTTTGTAtaccattaaacaaaaaattgatgaaaaaaacTTGAGCAGCATTAAGGTAATTGTACCCAAGCACCGGAAGACATTGCTGAAAGCTTTTATTGATCAACTCTTCACCAACGTTTACAATTTTGAGTTTGAAGATTTACAGGTGACTTTGAGGGGAGGTCTTGTGAAACAGTCCATGATCATGATCACAGatcaagaacaagaaataaacatgatCACAGATCAAGAACAAGAAGCAatccagaatgaaataaaaacatatttgagaaGTCTGCCAGCTCTGAAAGGAGAATTAACCATTATCACATCTCCATTAATCTCAG ATATTTTCTTGCATGGATTTACTACGAGGACAGGTGGAATATCTTACATACCAACTCTTAGCTCATTCAATCTCTTCAGTAGTTCCAAACGGAGGGATCCCAAGGTTGTTGTCCAAGAAAATCTGCGTAGGTTGGGGAATGCCGCAGGATTTAATGTGGAGAAATTTTACCAAATAAAG ACTGATCATGCCAATGACGTCTGGATTATGGGAAGGAAGGAGCCTGAATCTTACGATGGAATCACCACAAATCAGAGGGGAGTCACAATAGCAGCTCTTGGTGCTGACTGTATACCAATAGTTTTTGCTGATCCTGTCAAAAAAGCATGTGGGGTTGCTCACTCTG GTTGGAGAGGTACTTTGTTAGGTGTTGCTATGGCTACAGTGCATGCTCTGATCACAGAATACGGCTGTAGTTTGGAAGACATTATTGTTGTACTGGGACCTTCAGTAGGACCTTGCTGTTTTACTCTGCCAAGGGAATCAGCAAAGGGATTTCATAATCTTGATCCTGAATGTGTACAGTTATTTGATTCACCAAATCCCTATGTTGACATTCGTAAAGCCACTAG GATTCTTCTAGAACGGGGAGGAATTCTACCACAGAATATtcaggacctgaaccaagatcTCAACATCTGTACATCCTGCCATCCTGACAAGTTTTTTTCCCACGTCCGAGATGGCCTTAATTTTGGTACACAGATTGGCTTCATATCAATTAGAGAATGA